A stretch of candidate division WOR-3 bacterium DNA encodes these proteins:
- the dnaE gene encoding DNA polymerase III subunit alpha — MEFVHLHNHTEYSLLDGANKIANLILKAKKENMKALAITDHGNLFGAIEFYNECLKEGIKPIIGMEAYVAVGRRDEKKPHPTIQESSFHLTLLALDLEGYHNLLKLASYAYLEGFYYKPRVDKELLNEYHKGIIALSGCQKGEINYYLRIGDYENAQKALFDYLDIFGREYFFLEIMKVGLENEDRINSQIIKLAQDNKVNLVATNDCHYLSKEDYYVHDILLCIQTNKKLTDPKRLKFESKELYFKSKEEMINIFQGIEEALKNTWEIAERVTLYLDTSGKNFHLPKFIKPKGFESNYQYLDYLVKEGLKNLKEKNPEIKNNFDKYLSRLDYELSLIEKIGFTDYFLIVKDIIDFAKKENIPVGPGRGSAVGSLVLYALGVTNIDPLKYGLMFERFINPERVTMPDIDIDFSDEKRDKVIDYLRKKYGEENVAQIITFGRMMARGVIRDVGRVMGIPLEEVDTIAKTLPANVELTEAYERIPEFRELINSKEIYKKLYETALKLEGVARHASIHASGIVIAPGRLIDYVPLYKSTDGDICTQYDMDSLAAVGLLKMDILGLKTLRVIEETYQLVEKNGKKIEREVSLDDKKTYQLLSEGRTLGIFQLESMGMREILKKINPEKIEDLIAVLALYRPGPLLSGDVDRFIKRKKGKEEVTYPHPLLEDILKETYGMILYQEQVMQIAAKIADFTLGEADILRRAMGKKIPELMAEMKERFVLKAKSKGISEEEASQIFELLIPFAGYGFNKSHAAGYAYLSYLTAYLKANYPKEFLCATLTSEINTPEKIEEIIKEAKSLGIEILPPDINKSYYEFVIEKEGIRYGLGALKGIGKSFCDALVKERKRKEFTSFEDFIMRTKPFGNKKAYEVLIKAGCFDCFNIKREILLARLPEYQRGSKEAVGVLQFSLFEEDKKKKIKEKREIKEKPNFEYEKEVFGFYFSYHPLREYQELYQALALKNFDELEYLDKNEEYLFLGVLTERKTKYDKNGKNFAVISLEDLNRKITGFLFNEVYEGKYKSLKKEEVYIIKGRLKSNKDLSIVVKDIYPIEKLWERIKRINIEVKENAELKNLPILRDILLEYPGEAEVIIAYYEEGKRKIGRLTNLKIKPNMELLKRLKEIAIIKDVRFLF; from the coding sequence ATGGAATTTGTTCATCTTCATAATCATACTGAATACAGTTTATTAGATGGTGCTAATAAAATTGCTAATTTGATTTTAAAAGCAAAGAAAGAAAACATGAAAGCCTTGGCAATTACTGACCACGGTAATCTTTTTGGTGCCATTGAATTTTATAATGAATGTTTAAAAGAAGGAATAAAACCAATAATTGGGATGGAGGCATATGTAGCGGTCGGTAGGCGCGACGAAAAGAAGCCCCATCCCACTATTCAGGAATCCAGTTTTCATCTTACTCTATTGGCATTAGATTTAGAAGGTTATCATAATCTTTTAAAATTAGCCTCTTATGCCTATTTGGAAGGGTTTTATTATAAACCCCGTGTGGATAAAGAACTTTTAAACGAATATCATAAAGGGATAATTGCTCTTTCCGGTTGTCAAAAAGGAGAAATAAATTATTATTTAAGAATTGGTGATTACGAAAACGCCCAAAAAGCCCTTTTTGATTATTTAGATATTTTTGGCCGAGAATATTTCTTTTTGGAGATAATGAAAGTTGGTTTAGAAAATGAAGATAGAATAAATTCCCAAATTATTAAATTAGCTCAAGATAATAAAGTAAATTTAGTAGCAACTAATGATTGTCATTACTTATCAAAAGAAGATTACTATGTTCACGATATTTTATTATGTATCCAAACTAATAAGAAATTAACCGACCCTAAAAGATTAAAGTTTGAGTCTAAGGAACTCTATTTTAAATCAAAAGAAGAAATGATTAATATTTTTCAAGGAATAGAGGAGGCTTTAAAAAATACTTGGGAAATTGCCGAAAGAGTAACTCTTTATTTAGATACCTCTGGAAAAAACTTTCACTTGCCAAAATTTATTAAACCAAAAGGTTTTGAAAGTAATTACCAATATTTAGATTATTTAGTAAAAGAAGGATTGAAAAATTTAAAAGAAAAAAATCCAGAAATTAAAAATAATTTTGATAAATATCTTTCTCGGTTAGATTATGAACTTTCATTAATAGAAAAAATTGGTTTTACTGATTATTTCTTGATTGTTAAAGATATTATTGATTTTGCTAAAAAAGAAAATATTCCAGTTGGTCCCGGAAGAGGAAGTGCAGTCGGTAGTTTGGTTTTGTATGCTTTAGGAGTTACTAATATTGATCCATTAAAATACGGATTGATGTTTGAAAGGTTCATTAATCCCGAAAGAGTTACAATGCCAGATATTGATATTGATTTTTCTGACGAAAAAAGAGATAAGGTGATAGATTATTTGAGAAAAAAATATGGTGAAGAAAACGTCGCCCAAATAATCACCTTTGGTCGGATGATGGCTAGAGGTGTAATTAGAGATGTTGGCCGGGTGATGGGAATTCCTTTAGAGGAAGTTGATACGATTGCTAAAACCTTGCCAGCTAATGTGGAATTAACTGAAGCCTATGAGAGGATACCGGAATTTAGGGAGTTGATTAATAGCAAAGAGATATATAAAAAACTTTATGAAACTGCTTTGAAATTGGAAGGGGTGGCTCGCCACGCTTCTATCCACGCTTCCGGGATTGTCATCGCTCCGGGAAGGTTAATTGATTATGTGCCTTTATATAAATCTACTGATGGCGATATCTGTACTCAATATGATATGGATTCTTTGGCAGCGGTGGGTCTTTTAAAGATGGATATATTAGGTTTAAAAACTTTGAGGGTGATTGAAGAGACCTATCAATTGGTAGAAAAAAATGGTAAAAAGATCGAAAGAGAAGTTTCTTTGGACGATAAAAAAACTTATCAGCTTTTAAGCGAAGGAAGGACTTTGGGAATATTTCAATTAGAAAGTATGGGTATGAGAGAGATTTTAAAAAAGATCAACCCAGAAAAAATCGAAGATCTAATAGCAGTTTTGGCACTTTATCGACCAGGACCCCTTTTGAGCGGCGATGTGGATAGATTTATCAAAAGAAAAAAAGGGAAAGAAGAGGTTACCTATCCACATCCTTTATTAGAAGATATATTAAAAGAGACCTACGGAATGATTCTTTATCAAGAACAGGTGATGCAAATTGCTGCGAAGATTGCTGATTTTACTTTGGGAGAAGCTGATATTTTACGAAGGGCAATGGGCAAAAAAATTCCCGAGTTAATGGCTGAGATGAAAGAGAGATTTGTTTTAAAAGCAAAGAGTAAAGGAATAAGTGAAGAAGAAGCCTCTCAAATTTTTGAATTACTTATTCCTTTTGCTGGTTACGGTTTTAATAAATCCCACGCGGCAGGCTATGCCTATTTAAGTTATCTTACTGCTTATTTGAAAGCCAATTATCCAAAGGAATTTCTTTGTGCTACATTGACTAGCGAAATAAATACACCAGAAAAAATTGAAGAGATTATTAAAGAGGCGAAGTCTCTGGGGATAGAAATCCTTCCGCCGGATATTAACAAAAGTTATTATGAATTTGTTATTGAAAAAGAGGGTATTCGTTATGGTTTGGGAGCATTAAAGGGAATTGGCAAAAGTTTTTGTGATGCCTTGGTGAAAGAAAGAAAAAGAAAAGAATTCACTTCTTTTGAAGATTTTATTATGCGAACAAAACCCTTTGGCAATAAAAAAGCCTACGAAGTTTTAATTAAAGCCGGTTGCTTTGACTGTTTTAATATAAAAAGAGAAATCTTATTAGCTCGGTTACCTGAATATCAAAGAGGAAGTAAAGAGGCGGTTGGTGTTTTACAATTTTCCTTATTTGAAGAAGATAAAAAGAAAAAAATAAAAGAAAAAAGGGAAATAAAAGAAAAACCAAATTTTGAATATGAAAAAGAAGTGTTTGGGTTTTATTTTTCTTACCATCCTTTAAGGGAATACCAAGAACTCTATCAAGCCCTTGCTTTAAAGAATTTTGATGAGTTAGAATATTTAGATAAAAATGAAGAGTATCTTTTCTTAGGAGTGCTTACTGAACGGAAAACAAAATATGATAAAAATGGCAAAAATTTTGCTGTTATAAGTTTAGAAGATTTAAATAGAAAAATAACAGGTTTTCTTTTTAACGAAGTTTACGAAGGAAAGTATAAAAGTTTAAAAAAAGAAGAAGTTTATATAATTAAAGGTCGATTAAAAAGCAATAAGGATCTAAGTATTGTTGTGAAAGATATCTATCCGATAGAAAAATTATGGGAGAGAATTAAAAGAATAAATATTGAAGTGAAAGAGAATGCTGAATTAAAAAATTTGCCTATTTTAAGAGATATTCTTTTAGAATATCCGGGAGAAGCAGAAGTGATAATTGCTTATTACGAAGAAGGTAAAAGGAAGATAGGCAGGCTCACCAATTTGAAAATCAAACCAAATATGGAACTTCTTAAAAGATTAAAAGAGATAGCGATAATAAAAGATGTAAGATTTCTTTTTTAA
- the speD gene encoding adenosylmethionine decarboxylase, protein MADVYTKPKKTVHIVADLYGIEEGLISRVKEVKRILRGAIEKAKLSVVGSRFFQFNPHGVTGIFLLKESHISIHTWPEYGYAAVDIFTCKNDKSAFIAYNYLLEKLKPKKVKKKIMVREVWKK, encoded by the coding sequence ATGGCCGACGTTTATACCAAACCAAAAAAGACGGTCCATATTGTGGCCGATCTTTATGGAATCGAGGAGGGACTTATTTCGCGCGTAAAGGAAGTAAAGAGGATTTTAAGAGGGGCAATAGAGAAAGCAAAATTATCAGTGGTTGGTTCCCGATTTTTTCAATTTAATCCTCACGGAGTGACAGGAATATTTTTATTAAAAGAATCTCATATCAGTATTCATACTTGGCCGGAATATGGCTATGCGGCGGTAGATATTTTTACTTGTAAAAATGATAAAAGCGCTTTTATCGCTTATAATTATTTATTAGAAAAATTAAAACCAAAGAAAGTGAAAAAGAAGATAATGGTTAGAGAGGTATGGAAAAAATAA